The DNA window AGGGTAAAACTCTCCAGTGCCATAAAAGAGCACTTATACATGACATCACAATAATCAACGGCAGAACATTCAGCGCAAATATATATGGATGTGCTTCAAATAATGAACCAAAAAGAAAACTCGTACCCTCTGCAGTTGCTGAAGATAATTTTGCTACCCCATTGCTTAAGGCTTCAAAAAAATTATTTACAAAGTCATTTAATAAAATGAAAGCAAAAACAAACATCATTAAGATAGCAAAAAAGATATTTTTTACTTTAATTTGTTTGTAATTATCTGAGAGAGGAACAGTTACAGCAATTAGTACTAAACCTCCAATTAAAACCTGTAAATAATATTCCATGTCTACCCTAGTTTAATATCACTTAACCTTTTATTTAAGAAATCATTAGCTGTTAAATTAGTTTCTGGATCAAGAATTACTTCAGGTCGGGGATGGAGAAAAAAAGGAATGCTATATCTTGATTTATCTTCATTATTCTTCGTTTTAACACGGTGAGCTGTGCTTCTAAGTTTTTTATTTGAAATTATCTCCAGCATATCTCCAACATTACATATAATTTCATTTTTCTCACAATTACATTCAACCCAATTTCCTTTTTTATCAAGTGCCTCAAGCCCTCCTTCATTACCTCCAACAAGCAATGTAATTAAATTTACATCATTATGCGCATGTGCTCTATCATCATTTTTCTGTGCATCAACAGGTGGATAATGAAGTAACCTAAGAACAGAATTTCCGTCAACTGCAATTTCTTTTAAATCAGCATTAAAATCAATATTGAAGTTTGAAATAGATTCAAGAATTTTTATTCCAAGTTTTTCAAATTCCTTATACAGAGAATTTATATCATCGAAATTTTCAAGTTCATTGATGGTCAAATTACTTGCCAAATCTGGGTTAGAGCATGAACCTTGATGCCAAAATTCTTTTTGATCTGGTACGTTTTTATTTAAGGCTGTTTCAATTCCGTAAGGGGTATAGCCTCTGGCTCCATTTGTTCCTTTTAAATGATATTTCATTTTCACATCTAGAGGTAAATCAAATAATTCCTGCGTAAAATTGAATAATTTATCGATAGATTCTGAACTGATTGGATGATCTTTTATAACAAAAAAACCCACATCGTTAAGTGAATCTTCCAAGAATTTAGAGAGCTCTTCATTATTAGATTTTAAGTCGTGGTAATTGATGGTTGGAATTTGTTCCATGCCAAATTATACATTTTAATTTACACAAAAAAAAAGGGTGGCCTAAGCCACCCTTCAATTTTAGCAATTAATTAAAAACGGTATGAGAAACCGATTTTAACTAAGTAACTAGAACCTCTTCCTGATCTACCTTTATCTCTTAAACCTCTAAAGTTTCTATAGATATAGTATTGATCAACTCCATCATTTAGAGCTTGACCATCAACAATGTCATGGTCAGATTGG is part of the SAR86 cluster bacterium genome and encodes:
- a CDS encoding isopenicillin N synthase family oxygenase is translated as MEQIPTINYHDLKSNNEELSKFLEDSLNDVGFFVIKDHPISSESIDKLFNFTQELFDLPLDVKMKYHLKGTNGARGYTPYGIETALNKNVPDQKEFWHQGSCSNPDLASNLTINELENFDDINSLYKEFEKLGIKILESISNFNIDFNADLKEIAVDGNSVLRLLHYPPVDAQKNDDRAHAHNDVNLITLLVGGNEGGLEALDKKGNWVECNCEKNEIICNVGDMLEIISNKKLRSTAHRVKTKNNEDKSRYSIPFFLHPRPEVILDPETNLTANDFLNKRLSDIKLG